In Crassostrea angulata isolate pt1a10 chromosome 6, ASM2561291v2, whole genome shotgun sequence, a genomic segment contains:
- the LOC128186986 gene encoding neprilysin-1-like isoform X3, giving the protein MDKRNAEYSSIKDSRKESRSNGIYCVLILALAAIIAVSVALAVVVIRNEENDNDSSQKAETGANMQTPHALPSTTTDPNIITSTREVCNSPECVRAASSLLNSIDPKADPCNNFFQFACGMWRKRQVIPEDKSITGVFYQVDDSVDIILKYLLEKEIEDTDIEAVRRAKRLYRSCVDLDAIEKDNFTSAKRLIKELGGWPVLSADWKEDTFNLIGLLEKVRLYTNSPPLMDMYVYDDSKNPTRNILYIDQPQLGLPDREYFLRGRNDRKLLAYQKYAQEMAVIFGAEESTASEDMKDVVDYEIEIANSTMPSDERRDDEKLYHKMTIGELQTKYPNFQWLAYFQATLSRDDLNISVDSSTPVINRNPDYMEKIVNKLNTENKRIIQNYVIWRTMKSISGALPSSVRDAYGTYREALIGSSVQPPRWKTCVGDVNSKVGLAVGKPFLEETFDSQAKYKADEMIENLRSAMKDLLRKNEWMDKETIARAIQKADQVQSRIGYPSTVKNDTFLNERYKDYEFGETNYFDNVFVYSKLQTKENLQELPKPVDRNKWETPPATVNAYYNPARNQIMFPAGILQPPFYKNGYPQYLNYGGIGYVIGHEITHGFDDSGRQYDGTGNLQQWWTNASVTNFKERADCMTNQYSSYTVEEAGKKLNGKLTLGENIADNGGLKESWLAYEKWLQSSRKGKPEPFLPGLDYTPKQLFYLNAAHVWCGLVRPDEAARRILTDPHGNFKSRVIGPLQNNEEFSKAFNCAVGSYMNPRNKCIVW; this is encoded by the exons TATCAAAGACTCGAGGAAGGAGTCCAGATCGAACGGGATTTATTGTGTACTGATATTGGCTCTGGCCGCCATTATAGCCGTCTCTGTGGCCTTGGCGGTTGTTGTCATTAGAAATGAAGAAAACGACAACGATTCGTCTCAAAAAGCAGAGACGGGGGCCAACATGCAGACACCCCACGCCTTACCCTCCACAACAACCGACCCCAACATCATCACTTCCACCCGGG AAGTTTGTAACTCTCCTGAGTGTGTTCGAGCAG CATCGAGTTTACTCAATTCTATAGACCCCAAAgcagacccgtgtaacaatttCTTCCAGTTTGCGTGCGGAATGTGGCGGAAGAGGCAAGTGATACCGGAAGACAAGTCCATCACAGGTGTATTTTACCAGGTGGATGATTCCGTGGATATCATCCTTAAAT ATTTATTGGAGAAGGAGATAGAAGACACTGACATTGAAGCTGTGAGGAGAGCCAAGAGGTTGTACCGGTCGTGCGTTGATCTAG ATGCTATAGAGAAAGACAACTTCACTTCAGCAAAAAGATTGATAAAAGAACTCGGTGGTTGGCCCGTATTGAGCGCGGACTGGAAAGAAGACACGTTCAATCTAATTGGACTTTTGGAAAAAGTTAGGCTTTACACGAATAGTCCACCTCTGATGGACATGTACGTGTATGATGATTCAAAGAATCCGACAAGAAATATTCTCTAT atCGACCAGCCTCAGCTTGGATTACCAGATAGGGAGTACTTCCTGAGGGGTAGGAATGACCGGAAGTTACTGGCATATCAAAAATACGCTCAGGAAATGGCGGTCATTTTCGGAGCCGAGGAATCAACAGCTTCCGAAGATATGAAAGACGTTGTAgattatgaaattgaaattgcaaAC TCCACCATGCCATCCGACGAGAGACGTGACGATGAGAAGTTGTACCACAAAATGACGATAGGAGAGCTACAGACCAAGTACCCCAAT TTTCAATGGCTAGCATATTTTCAAGCCACGCTAAGCCGTGACGATCTCAACATTAGCGTGGATAGTTCGACCCCTGTGATTAACAGAAACCCGGATTATATGGAAAAAATTGTCAACAAACTAAACACAGAGAATAAAAG AATTATACAAAACTACGTCATTTGGAGAACTATGAAATCGATAAGTGGAGCTTTACCTTCAAGTGTGAGAGATGCATACGGAACATACAGAGAG GCACTGATTGGATCTTCAGTACAACCCCCTCGCTGGAAGACCTGTGTGGGCGATGTTAACAGTAAGGTAGGACTGGCCGTGGGGAAACCCTTCCTGGAGGAGACTTTTGACAGCCAGGCAAAATACAAG GCAgatgaaatgatagaaaatttgcGGTCAGCGATGAAAGATTTATTAAGGAAGAATGAATGGATGGACAAGGAAACCATAGCCAGGGCTATACAGAAG GCAGACCAAGTGCAGTCAAGAATCGGGTACCCGTCAACAGTTAAAAATGACACGTTTCTGAACGAGAGGTATAAGGAT TATGAGTTTGGTGAGACAAATTATTTTGACAACGTCTTTGTGTACTCCAAACTTCAAACGAAGGAGAACCTCCAAGAGCTGCCAAAACCGGTGGACAGAAACAA ATGGGAGACGCCCCCGGCCACGGTCAACGCCTACTACAACCCTGCCAGGAATCAGATAA tgtttcCAGCCGGAATACTTCAGCCACCATTTTACAAAAACGGATATCCTCA GTACCTTAATTATGGTGGAATTGGCTACGTCATAGGTCATGAGATTACGCACGGTTTTGATGACAGTG GGCGCCAGTATGATGGAACTGGAAATCTTCAGCAATGGTGGACCAATGCATCCGTCACAAACTTTAAGGAGAGGGCGGACTGTATGACCAACCAGTACAGTAGTTATACAGTGGAAGAGGCAGGGAAAAAG CTGAATGGCAAACTGACGTTAGGTGAGAATATCGCAGATAATGGTGGACTAAAGGAGAGCTGGCTG gCTTACGAAAAATGGTTACAGTCTTCGAGAAAGGGGAAACCTGAGCCATTCTTACCTGGTCTTGACTACACCCCCAAACAGCTATTCTACCTAAACGCTGCACAT GTGTGGTGTGGTTTGGTGCGACCTGACGAGGCAGCTCGTAGAATCCTCACGGACCCTCACGGGAATTTTAAATCCCG AGTTATCGGACCTCTACAAAACAACGAAGAGTTCAGCAAAGCGTTTAACTGTGCGGTGGGAAGTTATATGAATCCAAGAAACAAATGCATTGTATGGTAA
- the LOC128186986 gene encoding endothelin-converting enzyme homolog isoform X2: protein MAMSTSKQNLTASTLTISENDVHVGIKDSRKESRSNGIYCVLILALAAIIAVSVALAVVVIRNEENDNDSSQKAETGANMQTPHALPSTTTDPNIITSTREVCNSPECVRAASSLLNSIDPKADPCNNFFQFACGMWRKRQVIPEDKSITGVFYQVDDSVDIILKYLLEKEIEDTDIEAVRRAKRLYRSCVDLDAIEKDNFTSAKRLIKELGGWPVLSADWKEDTFNLIGLLEKVRLYTNSPPLMDMYVYDDSKNPTRNILYIDQPQLGLPDREYFLRGRNDRKLLAYQKYAQEMAVIFGAEESTASEDMKDVVDYEIEIANSTMPSDERRDDEKLYHKMTIGELQTKYPNFQWLAYFQATLSRDDLNISVDSSTPVINRNPDYMEKIVNKLNTENKRIIQNYVIWRTMKSISGALPSSVRDAYGTYREALIGSSVQPPRWKTCVGDVNSKVGLAVGKPFLEETFDSQAKYKADEMIENLRSAMKDLLRKNEWMDKETIARAIQKADQVQSRIGYPSTVKNDTFLNERYKDYEFGETNYFDNVFVYSKLQTKENLQELPKPVDRNKWETPPATVNAYYNPARNQIMFPAGILQPPFYKNGYPQYLNYGGIGYVIGHEITHGFDDSGRQYDGTGNLQQWWTNASVTNFKERADCMTNQYSSYTVEEAGKKLNGKLTLGENIADNGGLKESWLAYEKWLQSSRKGKPEPFLPGLDYTPKQLFYLNAAHVWCGLVRPDEAARRILTDPHGNFKSRVIGPLQNNEEFSKAFNCAVGSYMNPRNKCIVW from the exons TATCAAAGACTCGAGGAAGGAGTCCAGATCGAACGGGATTTATTGTGTACTGATATTGGCTCTGGCCGCCATTATAGCCGTCTCTGTGGCCTTGGCGGTTGTTGTCATTAGAAATGAAGAAAACGACAACGATTCGTCTCAAAAAGCAGAGACGGGGGCCAACATGCAGACACCCCACGCCTTACCCTCCACAACAACCGACCCCAACATCATCACTTCCACCCGGG AAGTTTGTAACTCTCCTGAGTGTGTTCGAGCAG CATCGAGTTTACTCAATTCTATAGACCCCAAAgcagacccgtgtaacaatttCTTCCAGTTTGCGTGCGGAATGTGGCGGAAGAGGCAAGTGATACCGGAAGACAAGTCCATCACAGGTGTATTTTACCAGGTGGATGATTCCGTGGATATCATCCTTAAAT ATTTATTGGAGAAGGAGATAGAAGACACTGACATTGAAGCTGTGAGGAGAGCCAAGAGGTTGTACCGGTCGTGCGTTGATCTAG ATGCTATAGAGAAAGACAACTTCACTTCAGCAAAAAGATTGATAAAAGAACTCGGTGGTTGGCCCGTATTGAGCGCGGACTGGAAAGAAGACACGTTCAATCTAATTGGACTTTTGGAAAAAGTTAGGCTTTACACGAATAGTCCACCTCTGATGGACATGTACGTGTATGATGATTCAAAGAATCCGACAAGAAATATTCTCTAT atCGACCAGCCTCAGCTTGGATTACCAGATAGGGAGTACTTCCTGAGGGGTAGGAATGACCGGAAGTTACTGGCATATCAAAAATACGCTCAGGAAATGGCGGTCATTTTCGGAGCCGAGGAATCAACAGCTTCCGAAGATATGAAAGACGTTGTAgattatgaaattgaaattgcaaAC TCCACCATGCCATCCGACGAGAGACGTGACGATGAGAAGTTGTACCACAAAATGACGATAGGAGAGCTACAGACCAAGTACCCCAAT TTTCAATGGCTAGCATATTTTCAAGCCACGCTAAGCCGTGACGATCTCAACATTAGCGTGGATAGTTCGACCCCTGTGATTAACAGAAACCCGGATTATATGGAAAAAATTGTCAACAAACTAAACACAGAGAATAAAAG AATTATACAAAACTACGTCATTTGGAGAACTATGAAATCGATAAGTGGAGCTTTACCTTCAAGTGTGAGAGATGCATACGGAACATACAGAGAG GCACTGATTGGATCTTCAGTACAACCCCCTCGCTGGAAGACCTGTGTGGGCGATGTTAACAGTAAGGTAGGACTGGCCGTGGGGAAACCCTTCCTGGAGGAGACTTTTGACAGCCAGGCAAAATACAAG GCAgatgaaatgatagaaaatttgcGGTCAGCGATGAAAGATTTATTAAGGAAGAATGAATGGATGGACAAGGAAACCATAGCCAGGGCTATACAGAAG GCAGACCAAGTGCAGTCAAGAATCGGGTACCCGTCAACAGTTAAAAATGACACGTTTCTGAACGAGAGGTATAAGGAT TATGAGTTTGGTGAGACAAATTATTTTGACAACGTCTTTGTGTACTCCAAACTTCAAACGAAGGAGAACCTCCAAGAGCTGCCAAAACCGGTGGACAGAAACAA ATGGGAGACGCCCCCGGCCACGGTCAACGCCTACTACAACCCTGCCAGGAATCAGATAA tgtttcCAGCCGGAATACTTCAGCCACCATTTTACAAAAACGGATATCCTCA GTACCTTAATTATGGTGGAATTGGCTACGTCATAGGTCATGAGATTACGCACGGTTTTGATGACAGTG GGCGCCAGTATGATGGAACTGGAAATCTTCAGCAATGGTGGACCAATGCATCCGTCACAAACTTTAAGGAGAGGGCGGACTGTATGACCAACCA GTATAGTAGTTATACAGTGGAAGAGGCAGGGAAAAAG CTGAATGGCAAACTGACGTTAGGTGAGAATATCGCAGATAATGGTGGACTAAAGGAGAGCTGGCTG gCTTACGAAAAATGGTTACAGTCTTCGAGAAAGGGGAAACCTGAGCCATTCTTACCTGGTCTTGACTACACCCCCAAACAGCTATTCTACCTAAACGCTGCACAT GTGTGGTGTGGTTTGGTGCGACCTGACGAGGCAGCTCGTAGAATCCTCACGGACCCTCACGGGAATTTTAAATCCCG AGTTATCGGACCTCTACAAAACAACGAAGAGTTCAGCAAAGCGTTTAACTGTGCGGTGGGAAGTTATATGAATCCAAGAAACAAATGCATTGTATGGTAA
- the LOC128186986 gene encoding endothelin-converting enzyme homolog isoform X1, which yields MAMSTSKQNLTASTLTISENDVHVGIKDSRKESRSNGIYCVLILALAAIIAVSVALAVVVIRNEENDNDSSQKAETGANMQTPHALPSTTTDPNIITSTREVCNSPECVRAASSLLNSIDPKADPCNNFFQFACGMWRKRQVIPEDKSITGVFYQVDDSVDIILKYLLEKEIEDTDIEAVRRAKRLYRSCVDLDAIEKDNFTSAKRLIKELGGWPVLSADWKEDTFNLIGLLEKVRLYTNSPPLMDMYVYDDSKNPTRNILYIDQPQLGLPDREYFLRGRNDRKLLAYQKYAQEMAVIFGAEESTASEDMKDVVDYEIEIANSTMPSDERRDDEKLYHKMTIGELQTKYPNFQWLAYFQATLSRDDLNISVDSSTPVINRNPDYMEKIVNKLNTENKRIIQNYVIWRTMKSISGALPSSVRDAYGTYREALIGSSVQPPRWKTCVGDVNSKVGLAVGKPFLEETFDSQAKYKADEMIENLRSAMKDLLRKNEWMDKETIARAIQKADQVQSRIGYPSTVKNDTFLNERYKDYEFGETNYFDNVFVYSKLQTKENLQELPKPVDRNKWETPPATVNAYYNPARNQIMFPAGILQPPFYKNGYPQYLNYGGIGYVIGHEITHGFDDSGRQYDGTGNLQQWWTNASVTNFKERADCMTNQYSSYTVEEAGKKLNGKLTLGENIADNGGLKESWLAYEKWLQSSRKGKPEPFLPGLDYTPKQLFYLNAAHVWCGLVRPDEAARRILTDPHGNFKSRVIGPLQNNEEFSKAFNCAVGSYMNPRNKCIVW from the exons TATCAAAGACTCGAGGAAGGAGTCCAGATCGAACGGGATTTATTGTGTACTGATATTGGCTCTGGCCGCCATTATAGCCGTCTCTGTGGCCTTGGCGGTTGTTGTCATTAGAAATGAAGAAAACGACAACGATTCGTCTCAAAAAGCAGAGACGGGGGCCAACATGCAGACACCCCACGCCTTACCCTCCACAACAACCGACCCCAACATCATCACTTCCACCCGGG AAGTTTGTAACTCTCCTGAGTGTGTTCGAGCAG CATCGAGTTTACTCAATTCTATAGACCCCAAAgcagacccgtgtaacaatttCTTCCAGTTTGCGTGCGGAATGTGGCGGAAGAGGCAAGTGATACCGGAAGACAAGTCCATCACAGGTGTATTTTACCAGGTGGATGATTCCGTGGATATCATCCTTAAAT ATTTATTGGAGAAGGAGATAGAAGACACTGACATTGAAGCTGTGAGGAGAGCCAAGAGGTTGTACCGGTCGTGCGTTGATCTAG ATGCTATAGAGAAAGACAACTTCACTTCAGCAAAAAGATTGATAAAAGAACTCGGTGGTTGGCCCGTATTGAGCGCGGACTGGAAAGAAGACACGTTCAATCTAATTGGACTTTTGGAAAAAGTTAGGCTTTACACGAATAGTCCACCTCTGATGGACATGTACGTGTATGATGATTCAAAGAATCCGACAAGAAATATTCTCTAT atCGACCAGCCTCAGCTTGGATTACCAGATAGGGAGTACTTCCTGAGGGGTAGGAATGACCGGAAGTTACTGGCATATCAAAAATACGCTCAGGAAATGGCGGTCATTTTCGGAGCCGAGGAATCAACAGCTTCCGAAGATATGAAAGACGTTGTAgattatgaaattgaaattgcaaAC TCCACCATGCCATCCGACGAGAGACGTGACGATGAGAAGTTGTACCACAAAATGACGATAGGAGAGCTACAGACCAAGTACCCCAAT TTTCAATGGCTAGCATATTTTCAAGCCACGCTAAGCCGTGACGATCTCAACATTAGCGTGGATAGTTCGACCCCTGTGATTAACAGAAACCCGGATTATATGGAAAAAATTGTCAACAAACTAAACACAGAGAATAAAAG AATTATACAAAACTACGTCATTTGGAGAACTATGAAATCGATAAGTGGAGCTTTACCTTCAAGTGTGAGAGATGCATACGGAACATACAGAGAG GCACTGATTGGATCTTCAGTACAACCCCCTCGCTGGAAGACCTGTGTGGGCGATGTTAACAGTAAGGTAGGACTGGCCGTGGGGAAACCCTTCCTGGAGGAGACTTTTGACAGCCAGGCAAAATACAAG GCAgatgaaatgatagaaaatttgcGGTCAGCGATGAAAGATTTATTAAGGAAGAATGAATGGATGGACAAGGAAACCATAGCCAGGGCTATACAGAAG GCAGACCAAGTGCAGTCAAGAATCGGGTACCCGTCAACAGTTAAAAATGACACGTTTCTGAACGAGAGGTATAAGGAT TATGAGTTTGGTGAGACAAATTATTTTGACAACGTCTTTGTGTACTCCAAACTTCAAACGAAGGAGAACCTCCAAGAGCTGCCAAAACCGGTGGACAGAAACAA ATGGGAGACGCCCCCGGCCACGGTCAACGCCTACTACAACCCTGCCAGGAATCAGATAA tgtttcCAGCCGGAATACTTCAGCCACCATTTTACAAAAACGGATATCCTCA GTACCTTAATTATGGTGGAATTGGCTACGTCATAGGTCATGAGATTACGCACGGTTTTGATGACAGTG GGCGCCAGTATGATGGAACTGGAAATCTTCAGCAATGGTGGACCAATGCATCCGTCACAAACTTTAAGGAGAGGGCGGACTGTATGACCAACCAGTACAGTAGTTATACAGTGGAAGAGGCAGGGAAAAAG CTGAATGGCAAACTGACGTTAGGTGAGAATATCGCAGATAATGGTGGACTAAAGGAGAGCTGGCTG gCTTACGAAAAATGGTTACAGTCTTCGAGAAAGGGGAAACCTGAGCCATTCTTACCTGGTCTTGACTACACCCCCAAACAGCTATTCTACCTAAACGCTGCACAT GTGTGGTGTGGTTTGGTGCGACCTGACGAGGCAGCTCGTAGAATCCTCACGGACCCTCACGGGAATTTTAAATCCCG AGTTATCGGACCTCTACAAAACAACGAAGAGTTCAGCAAAGCGTTTAACTGTGCGGTGGGAAGTTATATGAATCCAAGAAACAAATGCATTGTATGGTAA